The proteins below come from a single Desulfitobacterium metallireducens DSM 15288 genomic window:
- a CDS encoding N-acetyltransferase — MEIRTAKLTDVEQIQKLINGFAEEGLMLARSRHMLCEHIREFKVYEDDGEIKGVGSLHILWDDLAEIRALAIDKNYQRKGLGRMIVESLLQEAKELGVPKAFTLTYQPEFFARLGFQSVNKDELPQKVWQECLYCIKFPNCDENALLIDVNKKDGELTPPGKTVF; from the coding sequence ATGGAAATTAGAACAGCTAAACTAACAGATGTGGAGCAAATCCAAAAGTTAATCAATGGTTTTGCAGAAGAAGGCTTAATGCTTGCGCGTTCACGTCACATGCTGTGTGAACATATTCGTGAATTTAAGGTCTATGAGGATGATGGAGAGATTAAGGGTGTTGGTTCACTTCATATTCTTTGGGATGATTTGGCTGAGATAAGAGCTTTAGCTATTGATAAGAATTATCAGAGAAAGGGGTTAGGGCGAATGATCGTCGAGTCCCTTCTGCAGGAAGCGAAAGAGCTTGGTGTACCTAAAGCCTTTACGTTAACTTATCAGCCGGAATTCTTTGCCCGTTTAGGATTTCAGAGTGTGAATAAAGATGAATTGCCACAAAAAGTTTGGCAAGAATGTCTTTATTGTATCAAATTCCCGAACTGCGATGAAAATGCGTTACTCATTGATGTAAATAAAAAAGACGGTGAATTAACACCGCCAGGTAAAACCGTATTTTAA
- the uppP gene encoding undecaprenyl-diphosphatase UppP encodes MTIFQAIILGIVQGLGEFLPISSSAHLVLIPWLFGWKDMGLAFDVALHMGTLLAVVLYFWKDWIGLLKGALSRKPSNEKRLFWYLVIATVPGALIGFILEDKAATVFRSPLLIGIMLIILGIVLYWADNTRQLRTLETMTLMDAILIGLSQSLAIIPGVSRAGSTMTTARLLSLTREDAARFSFLMSTPIIMGAGLLSVRHLQPSDINLAFAIGIITAFIVGLFSISFLLRYLKTSNFKIFVGYRFFIGLGVILVFFFR; translated from the coding sequence GTGACCATTTTTCAAGCCATAATATTAGGAATTGTGCAAGGCTTAGGAGAGTTTTTGCCTATTTCCAGTTCTGCACATCTCGTTTTAATTCCCTGGTTATTTGGATGGAAGGATATGGGGCTCGCCTTTGATGTTGCTTTACATATGGGGACACTTCTTGCGGTTGTTCTTTATTTTTGGAAGGACTGGATAGGTCTATTAAAAGGAGCACTGAGTCGCAAACCTTCGAACGAAAAACGTTTATTTTGGTATTTGGTTATTGCTACAGTTCCTGGTGCGCTTATAGGATTTATTTTAGAGGACAAAGCGGCTACTGTTTTTCGATCTCCTCTTTTAATAGGAATTATGCTTATCATACTCGGCATAGTCCTGTATTGGGCAGATAATACGCGTCAATTACGAACGTTGGAAACGATGACCTTGATGGATGCAATATTGATTGGTTTATCACAGTCGCTGGCGATCATACCCGGTGTTTCTAGAGCAGGAAGTACAATGACAACGGCACGGCTGCTTTCCCTGACACGGGAAGACGCTGCTCGATTCTCATTTTTAATGTCCACGCCTATTATCATGGGAGCAGGTCTCCTCAGTGTTCGTCATCTTCAACCGTCAGATATTAATCTGGCCTTTGCTATCGGGATAATTACAGCTTTTATTGTAGGGCTATTCAGTATTTCGTTTTTACTCAGATATTTAAAAACAAGTAATTTTAAAATTTTCGTGGGATATCGTTTTTTTATCGGACTTGGTGTTATTCTCGTATTCTTTTTTAGATAG
- a CDS encoding tetratricopeptide repeat protein has protein sequence MNHIQYDREILFVYKFYFFLLLWSFSIILGGLTLWRFGVIPGLCLFSICTLLSYLAMMRKKDFPPPDKKLTAQRMAREITQNTSTLAISRFASQLYFYLHETEQAIHLLQNYLPSQDPLLCATLADILLRESRPRQALSVLRDNPYTLADPLLLLIQGHVLQHLERYTEAVKIYERSLRLSQQTGFPRNGASWFTQILLSLSYKANLHHSLADCFLQLKDHQLAKKHIWAGNLRLFDLSLWRKISLSHSYSSKSYTKSH, from the coding sequence TCTCTTATGGAGTTTCTCCATAATCTTAGGAGGGCTAACACTTTGGAGATTTGGTGTTATTCCTGGACTATGTCTTTTTTCCATCTGTACCTTGCTTTCCTATCTTGCAATGATGAGAAAAAAAGATTTCCCCCCACCTGATAAAAAGCTTACAGCACAACGTATGGCCCGAGAAATCACTCAAAATACCAGCACTCTAGCTATCTCACGTTTTGCCAGCCAACTCTATTTTTATTTACATGAAACTGAACAGGCTATTCATCTACTTCAGAACTATTTACCATCACAGGACCCTTTGCTTTGTGCCACCCTTGCCGACATTCTTCTTCGGGAAAGTCGTCCTCGCCAAGCATTGTCAGTTCTTCGCGATAATCCTTATACACTTGCTGATCCTTTACTCCTTCTAATACAAGGCCATGTGCTACAGCATCTTGAACGCTATACAGAAGCTGTAAAAATTTACGAGCGGAGTCTGCGCCTATCACAGCAAACGGGATTTCCTCGTAATGGTGCATCTTGGTTCACTCAAATTCTCTTATCCTTAAGTTATAAAGCCAATTTACACCATTCTCTGGCGGATTGCTTCCTCCAGCTTAAGGATCATCAGCTAGCTAAAAAACATATATGGGCAGGTAATTTACGATTATTTGATCTCTCTCTCTGGAGGAAAATTAGCCTATCTCATAGCTATTCTTCAAAAAGCTACACAAAATCACATTAG
- a CDS encoding TetR/AcrR family transcriptional regulator yields MAEISRRERKKQETYERLYSTALYLFQTQGYETTSIEQITQRADVGKGTFYNYFDSKEAVALEFSRRRYQDLILKGRLSQSNTIRERLSSLLEAWADFMVHEREMAWVTIKQRDYAELDKGLHYGIMGVITLGQRGGELSDRFDPCFLAESLEGMALQHFIHWHVTQEGNLKEEMERTISLFFEGLFEHKMKA; encoded by the coding sequence ATGGCTGAAATCTCCAGGCGCGAGCGAAAAAAGCAGGAAACGTATGAACGTCTTTACAGCACAGCCCTTTACCTCTTTCAAACTCAAGGTTATGAAACAACCTCAATCGAACAGATTACTCAACGTGCGGATGTCGGTAAGGGTACGTTCTATAATTATTTTGACTCGAAGGAAGCAGTTGCCTTAGAATTTTCGCGTCGCCGTTATCAAGACTTAATCCTGAAAGGACGACTTTCCCAAAGTAATACCATTCGAGAACGTTTATCCAGCTTATTAGAAGCTTGGGCTGATTTTATGGTTCATGAGCGAGAAATGGCCTGGGTTACCATTAAACAGCGGGATTATGCAGAACTAGATAAAGGACTTCATTATGGAATAATGGGGGTAATCACGCTCGGACAACGGGGAGGGGAACTTTCGGATCGCTTTGATCCGTGTTTTTTAGCAGAAAGCTTAGAAGGCATGGCCTTACAGCATTTTATTCATTGGCATGTTACGCAGGAAGGAAATTTAAAAGAGGAAATGGAGAGAACCATTAGCCTCTTTTTTGAGGGACTGTTCGAGCATAAAATGAAGGCCTAA
- a CDS encoding P1 family peptidase, whose protein sequence is MNRRTPRDYGLWMGELPTGRQNDICDVPGVMVGNVSIIRGEGALIPGRGPVRTGVTAIHPHTGNLYRNPCWAGISVFNGFGKSVGIPFIQETGILSSPILLTNTLSVSDVAQGLLTYLLNQNPEIGNDARTPNLVVFECDDSYLNDIQGRHVKPADAILALTRAKNERVPQGNVGAGTGMSLFQLKGGIGSSSRLLRAKDKNYVLGMLALANFGLLKDLLINGRPIGQLLSVGAEGYCPGSLILIGMTNAPISRWQLTRLAEKAFLGLGRTGGLSRIGSGEFCLMVSTQGLGYEDEISDWEMDDFYQAVVETSAESIWNALFQAQTMEGRDKRIRYAVPIKEVLQILKM, encoded by the coding sequence ATGAATCGCAGAACACCGCGTGATTATGGATTATGGATGGGAGAACTACCTACAGGCAGGCAGAATGATATTTGTGACGTGCCTGGTGTGATGGTCGGGAATGTATCGATTATTAGAGGAGAGGGAGCTTTGATTCCCGGAAGAGGTCCAGTTCGTACTGGCGTAACTGCTATTCACCCGCACACTGGGAATCTGTATCGAAACCCATGTTGGGCAGGAATCTCTGTTTTTAACGGTTTTGGCAAATCAGTTGGAATCCCTTTTATTCAGGAAACTGGAATTCTCAGCTCTCCAATCCTTTTGACAAATACTTTGAGCGTAAGTGACGTTGCTCAAGGTTTATTAACGTATCTCTTAAACCAAAACCCTGAAATCGGTAATGATGCCCGAACTCCAAATCTTGTCGTTTTTGAGTGTGATGATTCGTATTTGAATGATATTCAAGGTCGGCATGTTAAGCCTGCTGATGCCATTTTGGCCTTAACGCGGGCGAAAAATGAGCGTGTTCCCCAGGGTAATGTTGGGGCAGGGACAGGAATGTCCTTATTTCAGCTTAAGGGGGGAATTGGAAGCTCTTCTCGCCTTCTGCGAGCAAAGGATAAAAACTATGTTTTAGGGATGCTTGCTTTGGCGAATTTTGGTTTGCTGAAGGATTTGCTCATCAACGGGAGACCTATCGGCCAGTTGTTATCCGTTGGAGCAGAAGGGTATTGCCCTGGCTCTTTAATTCTTATTGGAATGACGAATGCACCTATATCACGATGGCAACTGACAAGGCTTGCTGAAAAGGCTTTTTTAGGATTGGGGCGTACTGGAGGGCTCTCACGTATCGGCAGTGGAGAATTCTGCCTAATGGTGAGTACCCAAGGTTTAGGATATGAAGATGAAATTTCTGACTGGGAAATGGATGACTTTTATCAAGCGGTTGTTGAAACTTCAGCCGAAAGTATTTGGAATGCACTTTTTCAGGCGCAGACCATGGAAGGCAGAGATAAGAGAATTCGTTATGCTGTACCCATTAAGGAAGTTCTCCAGATACTAAAAATGTAA